GGGGAGacaggagggggggggggttatgaGTGGGGAATGTCgtgaaaaatgactttttaaaaatttcaaatattttccaaaaacatttttttcgAAAAGAAAAATTGACGGGGCGGCCGGGTGGCAAGTGGCAGGGGGAGGAgtgtaaaaatgaattttttaaaaaattaaaatatttttaaaaaatattttttaaaaaaagaatgacaGGGGCTCCGGGCGTCAGGGTATGGGGCGGAGTAAAAATGCAATTTTAAGAAATTggaatatatttcaaaataacttatttttgtGGAGGGAGGGGAGGATAGGAGTGGTAGAGGTTGCGTTACggaaaaaatcataaaatttaaaatactttattatttctttgtttgGGCGAGGGAGGCTGGTTTGAGGCTAGGGGTCagaatatatttgaaatttaaaaataaaaaaaaattaaaaaatatatttattttttttggatgggAGGGTAGGATTCGAGATACGGGTTAGggtaagaaaaaatattaaagtataaagtagagttttgaaaaatatttttcttaatttttgaaacgagatcatttttcttaaatttgagaaaaataagttaatttaaaaaatatttaaatctatcaaatatgaaaaaatcgAAAAACatttcttcataccaaacacatcctaagttttaaaagttggggaaaaaaagaagaaaataaaaatacaataaagattttttttttttttgtaattaatgaaaaatggGATAAAGAGAGAAGCAGCGAGTGTATATCAAACATGCAAAGAAGGTGGCTGTCGATTGGTATGTATTCCGCTTTAATATAGTTTACTAAAATAATAAGACCTCGCGAAAGATAAATGTATagttaaaaattcaattatagATTTGaggatatattattttttcttactaGATTGATGGCCAATTTTTTTCCCACTacttttcttctaaaatttattatagaaGTACCATTTTTTTCACatataaaaactaaattataatataatcataagaaaaataattttaattataatacaaCCACATAAAATTAGTTCTCAATTatgttcttctttttcttctttttctcctccacacttatttctttttatttttcttatttttaagctaaagaataaaagaaaaaaaataaaaagagaaaactCAAATAGTGAtaattaaataagtcaaaaaataattcgtgtgaaaaaaatcaaacttattCATAAACTTTGCTACAAGGATCATATACACctctacaaatatttttttaaaaaataagattcaatttttatcaCTTCAATAAAAGCAAATGGTATATGGGAGTCAATATATGTAATTCAATTTTGCTATATATTAAACATTTGGTTTCAGTAATATGAATCattaataaatatcataaattgtAACTCTCTAATCTCTATCAATAAAAGAATGATAGCATCCCAAAGTATAATAATCAGAACATGtagcttttattttatatttaacacACTTGCAAATCGATCAgttctttaattaaaaacaGTACAAAATAGTCACAACTCACAATcttgttaaaattattaataatattataaatgaaaaaattgtaatcaAGTCTACAATTATTTGGATCAGAATCACtattaaattctatttttaatttacttcATTTACATACATTTAAATTGACTCGAGTGtatttttagttatgttatattgtaaaataacaaaatcttttattttaaactcGTGTGTTTGAGAGTCGGATGTATGATATCCTCAAAAACGCAGCAAAAGTAGAGAAAAGGCAGCAGCTACAACTAAATAACAATTGAAACCAAACTACACTTAGTAACAAGAAGCTGCAATTTAATGTTTATAACTAATACATAACTGGATTGATTACAAAAATTTATCTCAACAGTAAAAAGGGCATATTTTTCTATGAAAATTCAAGGATAGCTACACAAAAGTTGATCAAGAATCAATATTTTCCAATCTCCACTTCTTTGCTAACATGGTTAGAACATGTGCCTCCTCTAGTGAAAAGAGCTTCCATTTCTTCCAAAGACTTTCCTTTAGTCTCAGGCaagaaaaagtagaaaaagaTCAAAGCGATGACTGATATCGCAGCAAACATGAAGAAAGCACCACCAGTCGTAATTGCTGCAGAAATTGACAGAAAACTCATAGAAACTGTTGCATTCATCAACCTGTTAACTGCGACACCAATTCCAACTCCTAAACCCCTAAACTTAAGAGGGAAAATCTCAGCGGTATATACCCAAGTAACGGGACCAAGCCCAATGTTGAAAAACATCACAACTCCATAAGTTGTAATTATGCTAAGAACCAAAGCCCATATGAGTTTGCCACCAGAGTGCTCTGCCAAAGTCAAGAAAATCCCAAGTCCTGTTAATGTCACAATCATACCACTTAAACTCGTCAACAAAAGCTTTCTCCTACCAACTCTGTCAATCAAGATAGTCGACAACAGTATGAATGTGAGCTTAGTTAATCCAACACCAACTGTAGCAAGAATTTGGTGCTTATGGTCATGTACTCCTGCTTTGTCAAATATTTTGTGACTATATAATATGACAGCTTCAATGCCAGTTGCATGTTCAAAGAAATGAATTCCTATACCAGCAATTAAAATCCATCTCAGTGATTTTGTTGGCTTTAGCAACAATTCTTTCCAAACACCCTCCCCTTGTGCCTTCACTGAATCCGGGATTTTAACTATCTCATCATCACAATTTTCGTCAATGCCCATAGCTTTTTTAATCTCCTTCAATCGAAATTCAGCTTCTTCAGGGTCGTTTGAAACTTTGTACATTATTTCCTTGGCTTCTCCTAGACGGCCTTTCATGATCAACCATCTAGGAGACTCTGGCATTCTGAGAATGCCAATCGCCAAGAAAAGCGAAGGAATTGCTGCAATTCCTAACATAATTCTCCATCCAAGTCTCAGAGGCAATCCGGAGAAAATATAATTAGACAAATAACCAAGTAAGATCCCAATGCTAATTCCAACTTCTGGTAGAGATGACAGAAATCCACGCGTGGATGGAGCTGAAACT
This window of the Solanum pennellii chromosome 2, SPENNV200 genome carries:
- the LOC107010470 gene encoding probable polyol transporter 6 — encoded protein: MENGTAGENPIRINKYACACAIVASMISIIFGYDTGVMSGAMIFVKKEFKISDAKTEVLAGILNLCALVGSLSAGRTSDYIGRRYTIVIASVIFLLGSVVMGYGPSYAVLLIGRCVAGVGVGFALMIAPVYSAEVSAPSTRGFLSSLPEVGISIGILLGYLSNYIFSGLPLRLGWRIMLGIAAIPSLFLAIGILRMPESPRWLIMKGRLGEAKEIMYKVSNDPEEAEFRLKEIKKAMGIDENCDDEIVKIPDSVKAQGEGVWKELLLKPTKSLRWILIAGIGIHFFEHATGIEAVILYSHKIFDKAGVHDHKHQILATVGVGLTKLTFILLSTILIDRVGRRKLLLTSLSGMIVTLTGLGIFLTLAEHSGGKLIWALVLSIITTYGVVMFFNIGLGPVTWVYTAEIFPLKFRGLGVGIGVAVNRLMNATVSMSFLSISAAITTGGAFFMFAAISVIALIFFYFFLPETKGKSLEEMEALFTRGGTCSNHVSKEVEIGKY